The Coccidioides posadasii str. Silveira chromosome 2, complete sequence genomic interval TTCTGAATGCAATGGATGCAATGGTAGCCATGTCTTATCCCTAGCTACCCCAGATATGGCTTCATCCCACAAGTCTCTTATCATGATTCTTGCGTCGGTTTGAGGGTTCCCCGACAACTACATGTCACACTTGCAAGCATCCACCCTTATGGGTCTCCCTCCTGTGCTGCTATGTTAGTTAGTGATCTGTCATCCCATGACGCATGTTGTACTGACAGGACGGCACCACTTGGCGCCGCTGTTGTTTTCTGGATATTCGGATGGAACGACTCCTGGTGGTCGGGTACAAGTCGCTCCTAGTTCGTCCTCGCCAGGATACGCATGGAAAAGAGGGCTGCCTTGATTTGGGGATTGCTTTGTTTGATTGGTGCAATCCTGATTCCTTATCTCTTGTGTCGGCACACTTTCATCCTATGCGATCATCATCATCCGCTACCAGGGCTTTCCGGTTAGCCATGGAGGGTCGCGAGCTCTTGTTTGGTTGGAAGGAAGTTCCAGAAATGAAGATTCCATGGCCAGGTTGTGGAAAAGCTCTGGTCGTCAGCTTGCTGGAGCCACTGATACCCTATCTGTGGACCAAATCCCATATTGCCATGTTCGTGGCGTTGTCGATCTGAACAAGCCCAGGCTGGGGAATTGTTCCTCTTGCTCCAGAAGCATCCAGTATAGCCCATGGATTTTTTATTCAAGGTAACCTCTTACATGTTGATGGCTTTCTCTTCGCTGATCGAGCCTTAAACCAATACAGTAGTCCTGGATTAGAAATGCTCCGCTTGTTTTCCATCCTGCATCTCAGGATCCATTGTTGCCCAGGTTACAGATGTTAAGAATGCAGGCTAAATGAAGGCCTCAAATCCTATATCACTACCTCTGCCTATTCTAGTCATGGCCCAGAGAGCACAGGGATATTGACTTCGCTTCACAAGAGGAAGACAGGGAGATGCTTTCCAATATTTCTGCAGCCTAATCTATTGCTCTCTACGGTCCAAACAGCATTCCATTGAACCCCTCTGGGAGAGGTGACATCCGCATAGTCACGGACAGAAAGACAAGTTTATACAAGGCATGCCAAAGACCCCCAATCCAGGATTCCTGCAGAGCAATCTGCAACCAGATAACAGTGAATAGTGATATTCATGGTCAGAGGGCTAAATGCCCTTCCTATTGATGGAAAGGGGGAACAACATTCCGGAAATTTCGCAGCCCTACCCCCAGCAGCAAAACACGTCTGCTTGCAATTGGCCTCAAGTTTGGACATCTGGACATGACATGGCTTTCTGAATGATTTCCCGGCCTGATCTAACTAAAGTCAGGCCATTGCCAAGGAGATATCTTAACTGACAAAGGTTGCGGGCGATACATTTCACTTATCATGGGGAGGCAGGTGCTCCCTGATTTTGATATCTAACACGATTTTCGTGAAGTTATATAAAGGTGCCCTTCTCGCCCACAACCAGATAGGAAGTTTTTCAAGCCACACTTCAGTTGATCTCTTGAGCTCAAATCTCTCTTCCCACGCGTCTGTTAAGACTTCTTTCTGACCGCAAGCGTGGAGTTCCTCTCCATCTTCACCGCGACTGCTCTGTTCATGGTTGGCACCATGGCCATCCCTACTGATCAAGGTGATGATGTGTGAATTCCACTCCCCAGATCTTCCTGTCAAATTCGTGATGACCTCAAAGTCTCTGAAAACATCCCCGAGTATGGCTTCACTTTCTGTGGCTACTGCGAAGACCTTGAGGGCGACATTCCTCGTCTCAATCCACATAATGGATTTGTCGTTGAACCATTATTGGGCGAGTGCTGTCATTTTGGTATGCCAGACTATTGCAAGGGTCCTGTCAGCCCCTATAACTGCCCGAGATTTGTGCGTACATATCCAAACCTATACACCAACGAAGTTGAAATCACTTACCTGACTTGAGTAATACTAATGTGGCTTTATAGCACGATACCCCTGTGAAGAAGTCGTCCTAAATAGACCGCCTCACTGCCACAGTTACATCGCACACAGAAATTTGAGTGGTGTGcgtgtgagagagagaagggggaTAATGTCAGCTACAGATAGAGGTGACTGGGAGCTTGGGAAGGCGTCTTGTTGCTGGAATACCTTTTAAAGGACACTCATTTTATTGTAAGTACTCTTTGACAAAGCCTTGGATTGGTGGCGGGCCTATCTAACTAGCTGACAATCCTGACAATTTGACTACTATTATTTATTCTCACTTAACATTTTTGTTTGTCTCTCTGGTAGAATGCATTTAGCTGCACCTCCTGAAATATAGGGGAAACAGTGTGAAAGCTAGAATTGACTGATCATTGAACAGATGTTCCCCCACTCAGAATCAAGTAACTACTGATGAATGAATTTTTTCAGCTAATAGAGTATGCTTGGGTTAAGGAACAGCTGATCCTTGACCTTTCCCCTCAAAGATATTGCATCTTGCTGTCAATCTGACCATGTCTTAGGATACTTTCTCGACCTTAAAAATCTACATATCTCACCTACAACTCGTCATGTTATGGCATTTAGATGACCTGTTCAGATGGCAATATATGGAATATCAAATGTATGCCTCACTCCTCTTTCTAGGGATCCCCCGTGCAAGAAGGCTTGTAGAGCTCATGGAACATAGGAAGGCAACAACTTTCAAAGAGAATGGAACAGTGTTGGGTCTTCCAGATCTAGACACTCTAAAAAAAGTGATGGTGGTCCCAGAATGTGTTAACAATCACATAGCAGCCTAATCTGTGCGACTGACTCGGATTACAGGGGATAACATTCAATAAGCATACAGTTATTGTGAAACGTACAAGGAATGTTGGTGATTTACAGCCTTGCTGCCAGTGTTTACTGTGAGTTTAGATTCCCTATGTTATTCTAAACTACTGCAAGTGAAGCATCAAGAATCATAGTAGTCTCAAAAGTGAGTACTTGCTCAAAAAGGTTCTCGGGGTAGCTTTTGCTTATAAGCTAAAAGCAATGAGCAGCTGCAAATCGAATCGGAAGATGCACCCTCGGCTTCGATGTTCTTCAAGCTATCAAGAGAACTTCTCGACATGATCTACACTTTCGCCATTCCCAAAGGAAAATGGTGTATTAAAGGTATTAGCATACTTAAATATGAAATAGTTTGTGACTTCGCATAAATACTACTGCCGCTCTTCACTGAATAGCTGGTCAGGGTCCTACTCTAGCAGCACTGCAATGGAATACCAACAATGAGCTGCGCCCCCACATCGTATTTCCTGAGCTCGAAATCACTGGCTGACAACTCGCTTCAACTGGGCGTTGGCTCCCTAAATTCATCGACCATCGTCCCATCCTTCCCTATAGAAAGAAGCCGGATAGGCTTCCATATCTACGAACATTGCGCTACGGTAAATCGTCCTTTCGGTATGGGAATCGCTGGGTCGTTCGATGTCTTAATTCGGGCAAGTCTGAGCGGACAAATCACATATTAGCACTATGGAAGCTCAATTTAGGCGGAAGAGGAATATAAGGAGAAGCAAATAAACCGAGGAACGGCATACTTTTCCACAAGAATTGCAGGTCTTCGAATCACCTGAAATGCCGGCACCGCAAGCAGGGCAGCTGCTGTGGCCTTGGTTGATGGTAAGTTGACTGTTTGTGGCCATTGCTGGAGGAGCTTGTTGAATAGTAGGTTTTATTATTGGGTAAATTTAATAAGTGGTATTAGTGTTCCAAGCGACAGCTATGCGAATGTATGACGGATGTTGGAGATTCCGCGCGGGAGGCCTTATATATGAGGGGCTCAAAGTGCGGGGTATTTATTCAACCGCTAATCAGCTGCTCAGCTGCCAACTGCTCACAGCACCCGTAGCGTCGAGTTTCTCCTCGTGTCCATCATCGATGGGATTGGTCAccaataatattatttgtttGTATCAAGGCAACTTCCATCAAGCTGCTGGAAGACGATAAAACGACTGGACAAAATCATGCCTTATCTAGGCCCACATTGGTCTTTCAGGCGGTGAGCTTGCTTAAGGAATCCTCTCTGGTGAAAGGATCATCTTTTTTGCACTTGGGGGAGCCTGGCCAAGAGAGGCTCCGAGGCAGGGTTAATCGATCAAAAGAACTTCAGGGACCATACCAACAGCGACACGGGTCAGTTCACATCAAAAGGAGTAAATCACGGGAATTTCAAACATGTCAGCCGACGTCCACTCTGTAGTAGGCTAGATAGGATTGGGCATCGAAGTCGGAGTTTCACAAGCTCTTCCAATGTAAGCCTAGATCCAGCAAGCCtagagattttttttttggtcccCTTTTTCATTTGCTAGCTGAAGTGACGGATACACACACGGCTCTCATTGAGCTCACTGGCCCCGCTTGGGTCCCTGAGAAAGTACACCAATACGGAGTGTTAAGGTGTCTGAAGAAAAGGATTCAGCAGGCTGGGACTGTATATCCATTTATCGACGGGATGTCTTTGCGGAGCCCTTTGCAAGCTCGTGCGCATCAAATAAAAACAGATTATGGAGTACCCCAGACGGAGTACATATGTTGGAAcaaaagatctgtattcaaGTGATCTTGTAGCGTAAAAAGGTGATCAGAGAATCAAGTCAATATCGATTCCTATTTGCTTAACTATTGGAACTTCCTCAGAGCACAGCCTGGATGACTCACTCTTTGATGTTAAACAGCATTGCAAGTGACATGCTGTGCGCGTGGGATGCTCTTAGTTTGAGTGTTTCATTTATGTTTTATTTTTAcggaatacggagtactccgtacggggtacctctttttcttttttttgtagGACTGCTCGTTGCCTGGGCGAGCACCCCTGCCACAAGCACAGGGCGCGGCCGGTCGCCCCGCAGGCTCTAGGCGTCACAGGGCAACCGGAGCGGGGCAACATGACCATCAACGGGCATCATCATTCATCGCCGTAAAGTGGCGTGTGCATAAACAACCCTCAATTCATCCAAGCTATAAAACACGATCTGTACCTCGCCTTCTCTCTGTACACCGTATTTATAGAAATTATCGCCGTAAGGGGCAATCTACTTCATCATAACTGCCAGTAACCCCTGTCGTATTTTCGCTCCGAACGTCCTCTATATCGAGCTGCCGCACCATGACTGACTCCCCGCTTGTCGACGAGTCTCCTATTTCGCCGACCCTAGAGCGGCGCAACTCGCTGGAGAAATATCTCCAGCGCCGTCCGAACCCCCAGGAGCTCAAGGACAGACATATCCTGCTGGACACAAACGCTGCACCGTACGTCAGCCGTTCGTACTGCACAGAAGTAGCCCCTTTACAAACAAAAGCGGCACCTGAATGCTAAGCACATCCCCTGTATGGGACCCGAATATTTAGATCGCTCCAAGCTGCACAGCACGAACTCGCTCGCCATCGCGCCATGGACAGCCTCAAGCGGCATCTAGAAAAGAGACCGGATAGAGATACTCTTATCGAACGTGCGCCcaccgccaccaccaccctAGTCATCCTAGATGACTTAGTACATACATAACATATATCTTATGCACTGCTAATAACGCCCTTTGTAGGCAACATCCTTCCATCCTCCACCGCCGCTCCGGCCCTGCAGGCCCATGCCAAAGAATTGGAAAGACATATGGTGGCGGACTCGTTGGAGCACAAGATCCAAAACCGGCCAAAGCCAGAGGACTTGATTAAATCCGGGATTTTGGATGAGGACGAGGATCCGAGGAAGGTGTGATGAGGTGCAAGTGTTTGAATTAACTGGTGTCAATTGGCTCTTGTATGTGTTGGGGCGTTCTTTTTGGAGGATTCTTTTTGACCCTGGTAATGGTTTCGCTACGGAAACAGAATATATGGCAATGGGGATAGGTTGAGATGACTTTGGTTCATGCTTCTGCgataattattattatggATTGATGACCTGAAGGAATTAGACGATATTCGACATGTGGATCTGATATCATTTTCGGCCCATTACATTAACATTCATAGGACATCCATAGCAGTCCTCCGTAAGAATATCGTAAAACCAGCCAACCCAGAACACTCGCCCACCGACAGCCCAATTATCAATAACTCTCCACCGGCGCCGAACTCGACGAGAGATCCGGCATCCAACCCTGAGGCCGCTCTTTCCCGCGAACCAGCAAACCGTATGCAGCCTTCTCAACCTTCTCCACGCTCGCCTGCATAACTTCCATCTTCTTACTCAAATCCTTCATCAAGGAATGATTTCGCGGAACATTCAGCTTCTCAAACATCGCCCGCAGCTCCCGTAGATCAACCATGATTCCTTCCACCGACGTACCCGACCCGCACACATCACTCGGCCCATCAACATTTGCACTCGCCAACGTATCCCGCGGACGGGTCCCTCCCATGCTCATCGCCGTGATGGCAAATCTCATCAGTTCTCCCGTCAAATCAAACAATCCCAACACATAATCCGACTCCGTAACCAGAATCTCTGGCGGCAGAGAACTTCTTACTTCCTCGAGGGTGATTAGTCGCTGCTTTTCGATATAGTGTTGGAAGGAGAGGGCTTCGATGTATTCCTGCACCCCCCAGGTTGTCTGGTGTTGGTATCGCCAGGCATTGAGGCCGGAGACATCAGCGGCTATGGATTTGAAAAGGGTGTCAATCTGAGAGAAACGGTCGGCATTTTCCTTGGCGATGGATTTTGGGATTGGAGTGTTTAGGTTTCGAATTCTGGGGAGAGTGCGTCAATAACTGGCTCTGCTTTGGACGAAAGGTATGGGTGTATTTCGTCGCTTGGCGCGATCGGGATTTCTACCTGTGTAAGGAGAAGATGCTACATTTAAATGATCAGTAACTCCGTAGCTAGATTTAATCAGTAAATTTCGGACTACGTACATCTTCTTGCTCAATGCCGTGACGTCGCGCGACACCTTGATGATTCGCTCCCGGCGGTCGTGGTGCTCATCCAACTCGTTCCGGAAGTACATAAACAAGGATTGAACCGGAGAGGTTTGTTCAGTATCCGCCATATCTTTGTCGTTCTGTGGTCTCTGGATCAAATTCCCTTCCCACGACCGCTTGTTGCCTGCCATCGTTGTAAGCACGACGGGCTGCCGGGTCGTAGCTGTGTGGTTTGGGAAGGTCGCCAGCCGTTCGTCATGCCAAGATAGAGACTGGTGAGTTattaactacggagtacggagtactcccgtactccatacggagtagttaccTTGGCGTTCCAACAAGCCAGTTCGTCAGGCAGGACACAGATCACCCGGACCTCTTATGTAAGCCAGCGTGGACCTCGAAAAGGTCACGTGATGTTTATTAAGCAGAGCGCACCTCTTGAAAACAAGTCACGTAagatttttttcttaccCTTACCAAGCATTTCCCAAGCAGTCCCCCCCGGCCCTTTTTGGCGAAGATGGCTCATTTACGCGATAATGTGAGTAGATTTAGCTGTTAAATGTGTTATTTTGATGGAATCTGATGAAAATTGATTAAAAAATGATTGAATTGATAGGCCTACTACCAATGGTATCTTGAGGGTGTTGCCAGTGGAGACATTGTCCTGCCTGAGTACACAACAGTGAGTAACACAAGCATTTGCTAATCAGTTACCAATCAGTTAATAGCTGATTATACAGATGCTGGGGTCTGTTGTTCTGCACTATGGGGTCTTCTGCCGGGTAAAGGACTGCTGTAAGGCAAAGGTAGGTTATTCCATAATTGGTTGGCAAGCGGCTACTAATCGGTTGTCAATTGATTAGAAACCGTTTTCTAATCAATTGACAATCAATTCCCAATCAATTAATGTATGTGAAGAAAACTGTAAATAATTTGAAAATTTAAACAGCAGAGGTACACGTATGGTATTTATAGTACTTAAGGTTCGACCTCTTTAGTCAGCATCACGTGACCTTTACGAGGTCCATTGATCTTTGCGCTCCGGCTGATGCGCCGTCCGCCGTCGGGATCTATTTATCCGAAAGTCACGTGATTTACCCGGAGCCGGAGAAAGGAAATTGCGGGAGGCGTCATGGATCGCAGATTGGATAAGCACTTCAGCATAACCGACGACGAGGAGGGCGGAGTCGTCCTCCGGGGAGTTCAAGGGAGTGGaggcagagaagaaaaggcgGTAACTCAGGGCTAATAATGAGTCAAGTTCATCATCGTAGTCGAGCAGCATATTATCCGCGCCCATGCTCCGGACCCAAGCAAAATCCCAAGACCTTGTCGATTGGGTCTAAAATCAGGATGGCTTGGTGCTAGTGTAGTTAGTTAGTATTATTTCATTATCACGCAGCGGCATGGAGGGAGGATGAAGGGCTGCTGGAAGGCTTGACTAGTGGCGACAACCTTGGCTACTTCCATGAGGCCGCTTTGTGGTTAGCTCTTTCGCAATCCTTTCAAGCACTTTAAAGTCTATGGATACTACTCCCTTCACCCCGGCGCCTTGCCCATCTTCGTCCCTGTTAATCACTCCGCCCAGAGCGGTCGAGTCCTGATCGCATCCATGTTCCATATTTTCGAAGGATTCGAGAATCCCGATAAGGCCCGGAGTCAGAGCCGCGAGGGCCGTGGCAAGAGCGGAAAAAGATCCTCGACGGTGCGTGCCTGCGAACAATGTCGACGCCGCAAGATTCGCTGCGATGGAGAGCAGCCGTGCGAGGCGTGCCAGTGGTATAAAAAGACTGATCTGTGTCATTACTCGGATCCTCGCCCGTCCAGAAGGTATCCACTTCCTGTTTTCATTCGTTCATTCTCGCTGAAGTCTTGGTACGGCGATCATAACCACCGGGGAATGTCATGCTCTTGGGTATTTCTCCAACCCCTCTTCTGTAAtaattgattttctttttgaccTTGATCGTGGTCTCCTGTGACTCGTCGCTACCGGCTGCTCTCCACCATGTCCTGATATAGATCACTCAATATCAATAGGCATGTCGAAAAGCTATCTTCCACCGTCGAGGAGTATCGAGTCGTGTTTGAGAAACTCTTTCCGTCCATTCCTTTGCAATCTCTCTCCAACCTCCCCCGCGAACGCCTTCTAGAGCTGGCCTCGAGAACCCAACCGCAGTCCGAAATTCTTCCTGTTCCCGTGTCCAAGCCCCCACCGTCTGTCGATAACCATGTCCTCCCTCTCCCCCCAGAAGATGAAAACCTGGAATCCCTCCAGACAATGCCCGATGATTCCACCGAGAGTCGTACATGCCGGAGCCCAGATCTCGTCGCCGCTGTGTCCGACGATGTCAACGCGTTGTCCTTATCAACAAAACGGCCCTCAACATACTTGGGGATATCTTCGGTGAATGCTGTTATGCGGGTAATAATGTGGATTGATCCCGAGAGCTCTCAGCATTTCTCCAGGGCTCCCGATCCGCAACCCCTCCCAAAACGGGAGAAGCAACCTCTCCCGGATAACTGCTCTTGGTCCTTGCAGCCCCCACCTTCCACGGCTGGGCATCTGGAAGTAAATCCCATGGAACTTACCAACGCGTACTTCGCATACTTCCACTCCTTCGCTCCATTGCTGGATGAGCACTTATTCCGCGAAACTGTCCTGGTTCGTAAAAGGTCCGATCCGCGTTGGCTAGCACTCCAAAATATTGTTTTTGCACTTGGAAGTATTGCTGCATACACGGCCGATGATACATCCCACGAGTCCTACTATCTAAAAGCTAGACACTATTTGAGTTTGGATACCCTTGGGAATCCGCATTTAGAGACCATCCAGACCCTTGCCTTAATGGGAGGCCATTACTTACATTATATGAGCCAACCCAACCTTGCACATTCTCTTATGGCAGTTGCTCTGCGTATGGCCACTGTTCTAGGTCTGCATAAAGAATTCATTGGAAATCAGGAAGCTGCTAGTCAAAACAGCCAAAGAAAATTCTCTGTCGATTTACGAAGAAGGATCTGGTGGTCTCTCTTCTGCCTTGACACTTGGGGCTATATGACGTTGGGTAGACCAAGTATGGGACGGTGGGGCCCTGGAATTACAGCCAAACTCCCACATAACCATGGAAACAAGGTATATggatcttctttgtttgCAGGACTGGTCTCGATTCTGACGAAATGTGCTAGGAACTTGCCTTTTATGCGCTTTCCTTAGTAGAAAACACTCGGTTTTGCAAAATAGCTACTCAGGTGGGAGACGCTCTTGCAGCTTCTCCGATTGTCAGCTATCAAGAAATGGTCAGTCTCGATAATCAGTTGGTCGAATGGTATGACAATCTTCCTCCGCTCCTAAAGGATCATGAACCCAGTGCAGATCCGGTTTCTACAACGCGAACCGTGATGCGATGGCGGTATCAAAGCCAGCgtattcttcttcatcgtccTGTCTTGCTAAGCTACGCGATGCGTCGTATCCCCTATGTTGCACTCAGAACAGAAGAGAGATATGCTATTGAAAGATGCAGGATGGTCGCTAATGAAACAATTCGGGATGTCGCTTCAACTACTCGCTTGAACCAAATGACAGGATGGAATGCTGTTTGGCTCCTCTTCCAAGCCACACTAGTTCCGCTCCTTGGGCTTTTTATTGCTGATGGAACCGCCACCCATGCGCACGCAACGTCGGATAGCTGCAGAAACCAAGTTGAAACGGCGATTGTTGCCCTTGAGCGCTTGGAGAACTGGAGTCCAACTGCCAAGAGAACGTTGGAGGTAGTCTCTCGAATCCTAGAAACTAGCCAGCGACCACGCCACACCAGCGTCGGCAGCTGTACATCTGGAAGCGACACCCACACAGCCGGCATGAGTGATCAGTCTGCCACCGCTTCATCGGAAACATCAAACACCGCGCCTTCTATTCACACTATGGACCAAACAGCCGTCCTTAGCAATGCTGCGTTCCCTAGTTACCAGAATATTGCACCATATATACAGCCATCACCGCAGCAAATGTTGGATTATATTACATGGGGGGATAATAACATCTGGTCGAGCGTCCAAGAGGATTTTTATACTCAACAACCCCCCGCTGTGGGGATGTTTGGCCAGGGTCAACAGTACCTTAAGCCTCTTGATCATGAACCTCCCGCGGTTGGAGAAAGGGCTGGAGTGTATGATAACGGATTAGAGACTCCGAATATTGTACGGTTTTAGTTAAGCGGTATATAATATGTGGCTGCCGTCGAGCTACAAGCTGAGAAATGATTCATTCCGTGATATCTTGTAAAAGGCGATAGATTTTGACTTCAGTCAAAATTCAGTGTAGTCACGCTATGCGATGACGGATGCTATGTATACTCTCAATATTCTGACATCTCACGTAGTGGATAGCTGGCAGTGAATACTGGACACCCAAAGGACAGCCTGCATAACTTTGTCGTCATCAGTGCATTCTCTGTATTGTGTACTTACGTGGTTAGCCCCTGAGGAAAAGGGTGATCCCCTTCGGTGTGCTTAGTCATCCACCAAACACAACGACGTTCCAACTTCCAAGCCAACAGATCAAGTTCGCATTGTACATTGTTCAATTGCACGGTTCTCGCTTATCTTTGATTCAGTCCTTCTCATACATTTACCCTGGTTTTACTGGGTATGATGTCCAGTCAGAGCTGACCCTGTGATTTGTTGTCGCAGCACCTTGAGACCTCTGTTACGATCCATCGCTCGGGAGCAATAGAGAGACAACAGCAACTAGAAACTTTTCATGGTTTGAGGGACGTTTCCTGTTCGGTTGAGAGGCCATCATAAATTTGAGACATTATATCTGGAGAAGGCGGTTGCTGTCATGGCATCATCTTCGTCATTTTTTGCCTCCCCATCTCGGGTGTTCACTGCCGCAATCATACTGCGCGTAGCCCTGTTGTTCTACGGGCTCTATCAAGACGCCCATTCTGCCATGAAATACACAGATATCGATTACTACGTCTTCACCGACGCTGCCAGGTTTGTGTTAAGAGGCAAATCGCCGTATGACAGAGCTACGTACAGGTATACGCCGTTGCTCGCGTGGTTGCTTATGCCAACTGCATGGGCGGGATCTGGACCGCTGGGTAGCCTATGGTTCTCGTTTGGCAAGGCATTATTTGCATTTGCGGATATTGTAGCGGGCTGGTTGATCGTCCAGGTGTTGATTATGAAGAATCAGCAAGCCATGGATGTGACGCGGGCATTAAAGTACGCCAGTATATGGTTGCTGAATCCTATGGTGGCGACGATCAGTACAAGGGGCAGCTCGGAAGGCCTGTTGGGAGTGATGGTTATCGCACTGCTGTGGGCGGTTTTGCAAAGGAGAATAATCCTAGCAGGATGTCTGCTTGGATTGGGAGTGCATTTTAAGATTTATCCGTTCATTTATGGGCCGGCAATTATCTGGTATCTGGATAACCCAGAGCAGTCTGAAAGGGTGAACAAAGATTCAAGCAAAAACCCTAACTTGATTGCCTGGGATTTGCGGTTCGCTACTGTTGAACGAATTACCCTCACGTTGGTGGCTTTGGGCGTGTTTACAGCATTGAATGTCGCGATGTATATGATTTACGGGTTCCCATTTTTGCAACATACGTTTTTACACCATCTCACTCGCGTGGACCACCGGCACAACTTTTCGCCATACAACATGTTGCTGTATCTATCATCTTCAAACACCGCCAAGGGCATTCCCGGGAATAATTTCGAGTCGCTCGCATTCATTCCACAACTCAGTCTGTCTGCTATTCTGATTCCGCTTGTGCTGGCAAAGAAGGACCTTGCTGGAAGCATGCTTGCCCAAACGTTTGCATTCGTTGCGTTCAACAAAGTGTGCACTAGCCAGGTAGGCTCTATTTTGTTCTCTCATCCAATGGCTGTGAGAGAAGATTCCGCTGATTTtaattgaaaaaaaaagtatttccTGTGGTACATTATATTCCTACCGCTATACCTCCCATATTCTTCGTTGATAGCACATCCTATCCTCGGAGCTACTTCTGCAGCACTCTGGACTGCCGCGCAGGTATGTGATGAGAGCTAATTCCAGTGTCTGATGTTGTGAAGCACAAACTCACTCTCCAATCCTAGGCTCTTTGGCTTCAGCAAGGGTTCAGGTTGGAATTTTTGGGTATATCCACATTTATGCCGGGTTTGTTTGTCTCCTGCCTG includes:
- the GPI14 gene encoding GPI mannosyltransferase 1 (CAZy:GT50~BUSCO:316254at4751~EggNog:ENOG410PH9I~COG:G~TransMembrane:7 (o12-31i72-93o99-116i128-146o152-179i230-251o299-317i)~BUSCO:7614at33183); protein product: MASSSSFFASPSRVFTAAIILRVALLFYGLYQDAHSAMKYTDIDYYVFTDAARFVLRGKSPYDRATYRYTPLLAWLLMPTAWAGSGPLGSLWFSFGKALFAFADIVAGWLIVQVLIMKNQQAMDVTRALKYASIWLLNPMVATISTRGSSEGLLGVMVIALLWAVLQRRIILAGCLLGLGVHFKIYPFIYGPAIIWYLDNPEQSERVNKDSSKNPNLIAWDLRFATVERITLTLVALGVFTALNVAMYMIYGFPFLQHTFLHHLTRVDHRHNFSPYNMLLYLSSSNTAKGIPGNNFESLAFIPQLSLSAILIPLVLAKKDLAGSMLAQTFAFVAFNKVCTSQVGSILFSHPMAVREDSADFN
- a CDS encoding uncharacterized protein (EggNog:ENOG410PRFU~COG:S~BUSCO:15615at33183), whose amino-acid sequence is MTDSPLVDESPISPTLERRNSLEKYLQRRPNPQELKDRHILLDTNAAPSLQAAQHELARHRAMDSLKRHLEKRPDRDTLIERNILPSSTAAPALQAHAKELERHMVADSLEHKIQNRPKPEDLIKSGILDEDEDPRKV
- a CDS encoding uncharacterized protein (EggNog:ENOG410PP9E~COG:J~BUSCO:11621at33183) → MAGNKRSWEGNLIQRPQNDKDMADTEQTSPVQSLFMYFRNELDEHHDRRERIIKVSRDVTALSKKIIFSLHRIRNLNTPIPKSIAKENADRFSQIDTLFKSIAADVSGLNAWRYQHQTTWGVQEYIEALSFQHYIEKQRLITLEEVRSSLPPEILVTESDYVLGLFDLTGELMRFAITAMSMGGTRPRDTLASANVDGPSDVCGSGTSVEGIMVDLRELRAMFEKLNVPRNHSLMKDLSKKMEVMQASVEKVEKAAYGLLVRGKERPQGWMPDLSSSSAPVESY
- a CDS encoding uncharacterized protein (EggNog:ENOG410PFNP~COG:K), giving the protein MFHIFEGFENPDKARSQSREGRGKSGKRSSTVRACEQCRRRKIRCDGEQPCEACQWYKKTDLCHYSDPRPSRRHVEKLSSTVEEYRVVFEKLFPSIPLQSLSNLPRERLLELASRTQPQSEILPVPVSKPPPSVDNHVLPLPPEDENLESLQTMPDDSTESRTCRSPDLVAAVSDDVNALSLSTKRPSTYLGISSVNAVMRVIMWIDPESSQHFSRAPDPQPLPKREKQPLPDNCSWSLQPPPSTAGHLEVNPMELTNAYFAYFHSFAPLLDEHLFRETVLVRKRSDPRWLALQNIVFALGSIAAYTADDTSHESYYLKARHYLSLDTLGNPHLETIQTLALMGGHYLHYMSQPNLAHSLMAVALRMATVLGLHKEFIGNQEAASQNSQRKFSVDLRRRIWWSLFCLDTWGYMTLGRPSMGRWGPGITAKLPHNHGNKELAFYALSLVENTRFCKIATQVGDALAASPIVSYQEMVSLDNQLVEWYDNLPPLLKDHEPSADPVSTTRTVMRWRYQSQRILLHRPVLLSYAMRRIPYVALRTEERYAIERCRMVANETIRDVASTTRLNQMTGWNAVWLLFQATLVPLLGLFIADGTATHAHATSDSCRNQVETAIVALERLENWSPTAKRTLEVVSRILETSQRPRHTSVGSCTSGSDTHTAGMSDQSATASSETSNTAPSIHTMDQTAVLSNAAFPSYQNIAPYIQPSPQQMLDYITWGDNNIWSSVQEDFYTQQPPAVGMFGQGQQYLKPLDHEPPAVGERAGVYDNGLETPNIVRF